The following DNA comes from Cenarchaeum symbiont of Oopsacas minuta.
GTAAAAAAATATCCCAACTGCAGTAAACAACGCAGTCATTGCATTTAGTGCAAAAAAAGCATAAATGACAGATATACAGCTTGTCACTAATCCATATACTAGTACAATAGTAGGAGATATAGCACCAGATGGTATTGGTCTATTGCGTGTCCTAGTCATAGCAGGATCTATATCTCTATCATAATAGTGGTTGAGTGCACTAGAACCAGCAGATGCAACAGTGCCGACTATGATTATATTCAAATATGCTAGATAGTTTGGCGAATCTGGCATCACGATTAGTGTCTCAGCAGCATACATTGACGTAACTGCCGTAATTACCAGTAAAACCACTATACGTGGTTTTGAGACTTCTAGTATTTGCGATAGTACCAAGGAAAATCTTTGATATGTCGGGATTTTTAACTCTATAGCAACTTGACGCCATACATGACATTATTTTAGTACAATTGGAATGATTTTCACTCATCTTGAATTTATAGGATACATTTTTTCACATATCTAACCCATGTATTTGCACTTTTTATGGATCATGGCCTGTCACTTGGCACAATCTATACACATACGTGTTTACAAAGGATTAATTATTACGCCTAGAGCTGGCATTTATGAGCAACTGGGATTTGATGATGCCAGGAATGGGATTGACTTCCATAGGTCTTGCTGGCGTGGTCATATCGTATTCTGGTATAGCTCATACGTTCATAGACGGTATGCACGCCCTTACTGGTCTTACCATGTTTATAGGACTGATCTTTTTGGCAGCAGGAATACTAGATGGGGGAGTCTCTACTAGTAACAGAGCAAAAGCTACAGTTCTTGTCATATTATCAATATCGTTGGCATTTGGTACTGCTGCGCTAATTTTTAACACAGTAAGTAGTGTTCCATTATTTGCCGGAATTATGATGGTTATTGCAATACCATCCATAATCATTGCATACATGTCGACAAAGACTCCAGCTTATGCCCGCCCCATGGCAATAATATTCGTTCTTTCGGCAATAACTGGCATTGGTTCGTTTACAGCATTTGGTCTAATCGGTCCTTCACCATATCTTGTAGAGGAGCCGATAAAAGTTGAAACAATTCCTGCAATTCCTCAAGGTCCCATCTTTGCAATATCCATACTAGCTGACTCGGCCGAACAAGGCAATCCAGATTATGAACCAGATGCTGCAATAGTTCCTTTTGGGGATATCATAAAATGGACAAACGATGATACCGTAGCTCATACAGTAACAAGTACAAAAGACGTTGGAGAATTATTTGATTCTGGATTGTTGTTAGAAAATGAAGAGTTTTTGTTAGACTCTACAACGCTAGAATCTGGAATATATGATTATCTGTGCATAGTCCATCCATGGATGAGTGCGTCAATTACAGTAGAATAAAATTGATAAAACGTATACTGTTGAGAGAATTGCACACACAAAAAATGATAGATTATGCCAAAAGTTGTCTGCCGAATGAATCGTGTGCAATGTTGCTTGGGAGCATACATGGTGAGTGCGTCACTGTAAAAGAGGTAATACTTGCAGAAAATACAGATGCATCAACTGTAAAATTTTCCATAAACCCAGATCAGGTATTCAATACATATGCAAAGGCAAAGAAGTATGATCTTGATGTTGTAGGAATTTTCCATTCTCATCCAACCTCTGAAGCAAAGCCATCTGAGACTGATAAAAAATTCATGCTGATAAATCCTAGCGTGTGGTTGATCTATTCGGAGATAAACAAAGAGCTTGCCGCATACGGTCTTGATATCAACAAAAACGTATACAGTGTTGAAATTTTCAAATCCTAGATGGATTTTTTACCTAGATGTAAGGGATTTGAAATAATGGATTCAATATCTGCAACATCTGCACTAGTGTTACTTATGGGAAGAGATTATTATACTAGCGCGTCTGCAAAAAAATTTCTTAATTCTATAAACCTTGATTCAGGTCTTGCCATGAAGAAACTCACAGACAAGATTTGGTTAAATTATGGCGAAATTGTAAAAAATCGCAAGGATTCTGTATACAGAACTATATCAAACAGCTCAAACGAGGTGAGTCAAGTTGTTATTCTAGCTGCAGGGTATGATGCACAGGCGTTGAATATCGTTGAAAATATAGAGAGATTTTCTGTATTTGAAGTTGACATGTACAATATGGATGATAAAGCTATAAAGTATGATCAGATACTTGATCAAAGGATACGCAAACGCATATCCACTATAACGTGTGATGTTACATCCAAAAATCTCATTTCAAAACTAGAGAATGCAGGATTGGATATCCAAAAATCTACGATAATAGTTGCAGAAGGTATCAGTTATTATTTACAGTATGATCAATTTTGGGATATAGTATCATCGTTTTCTTTAAAAAATGATCGTAATCGCATAGTGTTAGACTATATGGTTCCATTGCATATGATGGATTTTGAAAATAGTGTTAGAATGTCAGGCGTATTCAACATAATCTGCGACAATGTCGGTATTAATTATTTGACAATGTATGAATATGAAAAAATACGTAAGCATGTATTATATCTCAAAGGCAAACTAGTCTCACATGAAACGCTTCATAAAATGGAGCTTGCACGTACAGGAAAAAGTACGTATTTTAGAGCAGATTCACGTGGCGGAATAGAGACATGCTCATTTGACATATGATAAAATTATAGTCACATTTGATCAAACACAGTTACAACTAGAGGTTCCATCCACGAATAGGAAAATTTACCAATAATTCCAACACATCTCTCTTAATATCAATTGGCATTCAAAATACAAACATAGATTTTTGGTTTTATTCATGCAGACATATAGAATCAAATCTAGAATATTTTTGTGATATATATGCAGCTCGTTTTTTACATAATTTGTGCTCACGGTAACTCCAATCAAAGCTTCAAAGCAGTGTAATATGTTCAATCTCTTTGATGCAATAACTTTGGCACTAAAAGAATCAGAAAAAACTTTACAAAATGGAGATATTCTAGTAGTATCCACAAAATATGTATCATATTCTCAAGGCCGGCGCATACTACTAGAAGATATTCAATGCTCGCAAGATGGTCGCATACTAGGGAAAAAATATGGATTGGATGAAAATATGGCAGAGGTTATACTACGTGAATCCGATATTGTGTTTGGAGGGGTACGTGGTTTTGTCATGGCAGTATGTGGGAAAATTCTTGCACCCAATGCCGGAATAGATATGTCAAACTCGGAAGGCAATGTTGCAATTTTGTATCCAACAGACCCACATACGGTGGCAGAGCAGCTACGACGCAAGATATTTTTGAAATGGCATGTGCACGTTGGCATCATACTCTCAGATAGTAGGCTAGCTCCAGCAAGGTCAGGTACCACTGGCGTGGCAATCTCTTGTTCTGGAATATCCCCCACTGATGACAAGAGGGGAACAGTGGATCTTGATGGTAGGCCACTACTCGTCACCGTACAAGCAACTGCAGACAATATTGCTACAATTGCAAATCATACAATGGGGGAAGGAGCCGAGTCCATGCCTCTGACCATAGTAAGGGATTCAAAAATTGCGATGACTGGTAAAAGATCAAGCATAGATGATGGAACAGTGCCGTACGAAAAATGCCTCTATATTCGTAGCATCGGCAGTATACAAAGCACCATATGATGTATTAAATATAACCCAAATTTACCATTAAAATGAATGGATTACGCTACAAAATATCCAAAGACGATAAAGTTTACCAATGGAAAAAAAATAAAGATAAAGATAAACAAAGACGAGGTAGAACATTTGCATGTGGTAGTACGTAGAAATATAGACGAACTAGTTTGTATGTTTAAAAAAGAAGGATTTACTGGAGTAAAATTTGAACATAAAAAAGTCTCACAGATAGGCAAGGGTTTGAATTTAAAACTCAAAAGACCTTGGGAGATGCACATACGATTTATAGATATGAAAAAAGGTCTTGTTGCCATACAAGGAGAAGTAGAAGTTTCTAGAGATTATCTTCAACACTTGTTTTGCCAAAGCACTCCAGTCATATATGAGATAGAAAATGTACTCAAAAAAAATCTGATAGATTATCGTATATGGAATTCAAGAATTGGTAGTTATGTCATCTCCGTGTTGGACAATTATGCAATAAAGCTAGCAAGGCCAAATATACCAGTATTTGCATGGAAACCAATGGTCTACGTCATAGGATGCATCGGAACATTGTACCTGTGCAGGTATCTTTTCAGAGTATTCTAGCTACCAAGTTTTAATTACATACAGAATAGATTAGTTTCACATGGAAGATAGTACACATGTTCTAATGCAACATTATGGGATATCCCCATGGGAGTTGGAAGTAGCATATGGCATATTTAACAACAAATTCTCCGTTGAACAAGAGGATACTGAATATGAAGGTGATGAATATGTCAGCATATTTGAGATAGATATACCAGTGGTTTTTGGAGATGCATTCTTTGATTGGTTTGGACGCAAAGAATGGAACAAGTTAAAATTTCTCCTAAAAGAGATGAAACGTAGAAGAGGTGGCAGAAAGGCCATAAAAACGATCGTGAATTTTTCTAGTGTACCTGCAGTACGTTTTGTTGTAGACGTGCAAGATCGTGACTGGTACAACGATGCCATAGAAAAAATTGATTTTATGACAGAGCTCATATCACATCATTTGTCTGCAGATGAGATACCCAAAGGCACGAATGCTGTAACATACAGATATATCGAAAAGACAAAAAAATGGTCCATTCTAAAAGCTGTTGCAGATGGATGCAATTTTATAAAAAAAGATGATGTGTGGATAAACCAATCAAAGAGAGATCTAGACCTCTAGAGAATCTAGAATGTTTTGTACAGTCTCGATTGGTTTTCCATCAGATGCAATCTGCTGTACTGCTGGCGGATTTTCTTCATATCCTGGTATATTATCACCCATACGACTTACAAACGGACGTGCAGTATTGTTTTTGTAAAAGACTCCAACAGGTATCCGTGTTCCCCATTCAAGTGATTTTACAATGGCCGTGCCCATCTTTTCGTCAGTCTCATTTACATTGTTTACTGTGCCATCATATCCAGTATCATCTAGACGGTATATTCGCGAATGCCGTTCGGTAGCTTTTGATACGAGATCTTCACCGGCGTACCAATCACGTGTGTTTATATCATTATACGTAGGACATGGTTGCAACACATCTAGAAAAGACGTCCCTCTGTGTTGTATGGCCTCGATGATTAGATCTTTTAAATGTCGAACATCGTACGAGTATCCCCTAGCCACGAATGTAAATCCACTTGCAACTGCAAGTCCTATTGGATTTACAGCATAGTTTGGGTTTGGAACAGCAAGTGATTTTGTCTGATCTCCAAGCTTTAGTGTCGGTGATGCTTGACCCTTTGTGAGTCCATATACACCATTGTTGAATATGATGTATGTAATGTCTACGTTGCGCCTTCCAGCTGCAACAAAATGTCCTGCCCCTATTCCTAATCCGTCGCCATCACCTCCTGCAGCCAAAACTGTGAGTTTGGGGTTTGCAAGTTTTGCACCTTGTGCAAATGTCAAAACTCTTCCATGTAGCGTATGTACGCCATAGACGTTTACAAAGTGAGATGTCTTTCCAGAGCATCCTATTCCAGTAAATAGTGCAGTTTTGTGACGAGGTATATCCATCTCAGCTAGAGCCATTTGGATGGAATTTACTATACCAAAATCGCCACATCCCGGACACCAGTCGTTGTGCGTGTCGGTCTTAAAGTCGGAGAGTTTAGACACCATATGTTAAGACCTCACGTTTTTTTCCAGAGCCTGAAACTATAGACTCGATAGTATTGTATAATTCTGTACATGTCATTGCCCTGCCAGTATATTTTACAATGTTTACATTGGGTTTTATTCCAGTCTGTTGTCTTAAGAGCATGCCAAACTGTGAAGTTTGATTTGATTCAATGTTTATGATTGTTTTTGCGCCCTCTAGTAGTGAATAGACTATCTTTGCTGGAAACGGCCAGAGAAGCTTTACTTGTACAAATCCTACGCATACTCCTTTTTCTTTCAACATGTGCATAGCATCAAGTATAGGTCCTTTGCAAGAACCCCAGCTTGTTATCATTACTGGTTGTTTATCTCCATGCAAAACTGCTTGTTCTTTAAAAGGTAGTTCGTTTAATAGCTTTTCATATTTGGACATACGTTTTTCCATCATTTTTTTCCGCATTGTAGGATCTTCTGTTATATGTCCACTCTCATCGCGTTCATCTCCGGTATTCCAAAATATTCCACCTTTCATACCGAGACTTGAGCGCGGAGATATACCATCTGGTGTCAACTTGAATCGTTGGTAATCACCTTTTACATGGTCTAGCATTTTTCCTCGGTCTATGTTTATGCGTTCAGGCTCAAAGCGTGGACATGTACACACAGAACTAGCAATATACTTGTCCATCATGTGTATCACCGGTAATTGATAGTGTTCTGCATAGTTGAAACATTTTGCCGTATCGTAAAAGCTCTCCTCAACATCTCCAGAGGCATATACAAGGCGCGGAAATTCTCCATGTCCAGCATGAACTGCACATAATAGATCATCTTGTCCGTGTCGTGTCGGAAGTCCAGTTGATGGGCCGCTTCTTTGATAGAGGGTGATAACCATTGGAACCTCGTTGATGCCAGCCCAGCCTAGGGTTTCAGCCATTAGTGAAAATCCAGGACCAGATGTGCATGTGGCCGTACGGCATCCAGTAAGAACTGAACCAATTGTCATTCCTGCAGCACATATCTCATCTTCGGTTTGAACAACAATCACTGAACCAGGTTTTGAGCCTCCAAGTTTTTGATGTGATTCTAAAAAATAGCTTTCATCTGTTGCTGGCGTTATTGGATAGTATGGTTGCATACGACATCCACATACAAGTTTGCCTATTGCAGTGCCGTGATAACCTTGTACAAGTATTGTACTCTTTTTGTGTTTTGATATGGGTATTTTGATACGAGTATTTCCTAGTGATTCTCCTATAGCATGTGCATGACGCGAGGCTGATGCATTTATCTTTGCAAGTACAGGTTTTGTGGCAAAGATAGATTCGGTTGTAGATGCAACCATATCTGATGATGCTCCAAGCATTCCAAATGAGGCAGAGACACCTATAACGTTAAAGAGTCGGATCATGCGAGCTAGCTCTGGCTTGTCAAGATCCTTTGCAAGATTGTCCAATATTCCATGAAACGATATTGGATGCAAGTTTACGCCAGCAGTGTCTGCAGACTCTAGTATATCACGTACACGTATGTCATCTCTGCCATAACGTTCTTTGAGCATATCTAAAGATGGTCTATCGAGTGTCGGAACATCTGAAACTGACACATTCTCTAGTTTTAGATCATACATTATGATCCCGCCTTTGTTTACGCTCGAAGCATGTCTAAATATGGTCTCTGCATCATATGATGTCAAAAAATCTACTCCGCTGACGTTGGAACGGATCAGTTCTTCAGATGCACGTATGACAAAATAGCTATGTTCACCTTTTATGTTAGAATGGTATTCGCGTTTACCAAATATGTGGCAACCATTTGCAGCACATACTGAAGAGAAAATATTTGAGGCAGTCTCCACGCCACTACCTTGTGGACCTCCAATCATCCATGAAAGTTCCTGCGTCATAATTATATCGAATGTACCGTATTAATAAAATATGTCCCTAAATTTGAAAAGTGCTCAGCCACCAGTAGCAGCGTCAAATAATGCACATTCACATTTATCTCGCTCTCCGCAAAATGAACAGACACATTGACATATCTCATACAGGTTACCACAGTCATCACATTCTGTAAAGCCCAAGTTTTTTTCCATAATAGTATATGGGCGCAATCGTATAAATTGTTTGAGTTTGTATATATACATGATGGCAGATGTAATAATCACACGTCGCGTGCACGACTTTATATCTAAAAAACTCCTCACAAGATATACCGTATGGCAAAACCCATACTCATCACCCATTACAAAAACTATACTACTAAAACGTATGAAGAGTTGTAGAGGATTACTCTGTATGCCTTATGATGTTATAAATTCAAAAATCATTGATGCAGCTCCCAACTTGTCTACCATTAGTACGTTTAGTGTAGGTTATGATCATATTGACGTAAAATATGCAAAGAGCAAAGGCATATCCATAGGATACACACCTGATGTACTTTCAGATGCAACTGCCAACATGACGCTAGCACTCATGTTAGATGTTACCCGTGGAATCTCACATGGAGATAGAATAATACGTTCTAGTCAGTGGAAATTTGTCTATGCGCCACAACAGCTATGTGGCATCGACATATCAGGGAAAACACTTGGAATACTTGGAATGGGTCGTATAGGTACTCTTGTGGCAGAGCGCGCACGTGCTCTAGGTATGAAGATTGCATATCATAATAGACATAGACTTGCTACAAATATCGAAGAAAAGATCGGTGCCAAATACAAGAGTATGCGTTCGCTCTTTAGCGAATGCGATATTTTATCCATACATGTTCCTCATACTATCGACACACATCATCTTGTAAATGAGAGGATCATATCCATGATGCACCCTAGATCTTTTTTGATAAATACATCACGTGGTGCAGTCGTAGATGAGAAAAGCCTTGCTCGTGCAATAAAAGATGGTAGTATAAAGGGTGCAGGTTTAGATGTATTTGAATCAGAACCACTTTGTACAAAAAATCCACTAGTAAAGTTGGACAATGTAACATTGGTGCCTCACCTTGGCAGTGCCACAAAAGAGACAAGATACGCCATGGCTCGTATGGCACTAGATAACTTGTTGGCAGGCCTTGCAAAAAAGAAAATTCCCCATGCAGTTCCATATACTGATTAGAGATTTATAAGATCATCACACGATCCCTTTACACAGTTCGTACCAACTGCTTTTAAGACCGAAAAAGAGATCATGCCTTTTGGTACAGATCCCTTTGATTGCAAATGTGTCAGCTTTTCGCTCACCGCTAGACGATGTCTTGCACATGTAACTCCCACCATATATTCACCATCGTTTGTAGATATCGTAATTACATATTCTGGAGGACTTTTGCATTGTTTTCCATCATTTGCCATAGAACATCTGTCAGGTAACACAAATGATCATAATTTGCATCACGATATTAATCTTGGTCATTCATTTTCCAAATAGCACCGTCTTTATGACCTGTATATTCTAGTATTCCTTTTTCGCACAATCCTCTTACAATATGTTTTGCAAAGAACGGAGCCCCAGTTGCACCTGGTGAATTATAGTTTAGGATATGAATCGAATTTGTGCCATATTCTACCAACACATCTGGTACAAATTTTCCCTCTGGAGATATCAAGGGTGTTCTTATTCCAGCAGTTCCTCTCTTTAAGAAAAATTCTGGACGTATGTTTGGAATGAATGAGCGTATACGATTTATCATGGCAGATTTTGAAAGTGAGCTGTGCCATTCCTTTGAGATCAGGGACATAAATTCAGGATTTGTTAAAAGTTTCAAGGTACCACCTTGTAGCATTTGGCGCATCTTTGAAAATATTGTTTCAATATCTCCCACATATCCAGAGTACATCTCTGAACCCAAAACAGGTACGGCGTTTGGTCCGACCTCTACTGTTCCATCGGCTTTTTTTATCCAATGTGGATCCAAAAACGGATAGTTTGGGTATTTGGCCACCGTGTATACAGTAGTTTCAACCATCTTTGCATACTGTTCATCTGCCACCCAATATTCTCCTCTAAAGTGCATATCCGTATATTGTTTAGCAGATCCTGACATTTTTGCAATGTCAAGTGAATTTGCACCAGCACAATTTATCATATAATCACATTCTATTCTAGTACCGCCATCAAATTCCAACTCGTGACCATCGGTCACAGATTTGACATCTTTGAGATGCATTCCCATCATATATTCAGCACCAGCTCTTTGCGATTCAATAGCCATTCTTCTAGTAAGGGCTCCAAAATCTGTAGAGACCTCACGCGAACAATACAATGCAGAATGGCACTGTATGTGTGGTTCCATCTTTTTTACCTGCATAGCATCAAGAATTAAAATCTCTTCTTCTAGTATGCCGTTTTCTTTGGCCCATTTTGAATATTTTTCAAGTGTTGCATCATGTTCAGATTTTATTGCTAATTCTAAAAGGCCAGTTTTTTTCCATGGTATTTTATTATCAATGGCAATTTTTTCCCACATTGGATACGACTGTAATGAAGCTTTTGCCATTGTGGATTTTGTTTTTGGATCAAGGTAAAATGGCGAATGCATTACACCCGTATTACGTGAGCTTGCATGCTCTGCTTGCAACCTCTCCTTATCTATGACACATACGTTAGCTTTACACGTAGAGGATATCCAGTATGCCATACATACACCAAGTACTCCAGCACCCACGATTGCCACATCATACTGTTTAGACATTACATATAGATACCATGATCGACATTAAACCGTTTTGTGCAACTTTCTTCTTTAGTTATGCATACATGTGCAATTTTATAAATTCAAAAGTTATTTTTATCCAGTTATCGTTTTTTCATATATTGTGAACCTAGTACAGTTATCGATATGATTATTATCAGTGTTGGAATTATTAAAAATGACTCGTTTAATTTTACTAGTTGGTTGTATGTGTCTATTTGACCCACATAGTAATATGGTGCATATGCATATGTAGACAATTTTGATAGTGTTGCAGTAACTGATTGGTATCGCGTGTACAAGGGCGAGGAATGCATCAGCGATGCCTAGGCTCACGAGCTGCGTGCTGCTAAACACATGATGGCTCATATCGGAAACTCTATGAAGAGATGTGCATACTGTTTGAGAATGCCAATTGTGATGCATGTGTTTGAATACACATTTGCTTGCATGTTGGATGGATATCATAGTTTTGAAATGCAGAATCTGATCAAACGGTTGGAGAATGTAATAAAAGATCTATATGCATTTATTGAGCATAAAGACATTCCATCTACAAACAATGCCTGCCGAGTGTGATGTTGTGGTTCGCCGTAAGATAAACAGTATATGAAAAGAATCAAACTTTCTAACGTGTGTTTTGACATGGAAAGCACACGGTAAGAGCGTCTTTGAAGAGGTGTTATGTATTGTTTAATAGCTTATCTCATACGTATCATTTTAACACTCTCATTGGATCTATTCTACCACGTGATTTGTCAATCTCATATATGGTCGCCCATCTTCCAACAAATGTCCACAGTCAATGATTATTCCCAGTTATGTTCCAGCTAGTCTCATCCCCATGTATATTCAACTCGGTTTTTAGATCTTCCACCATCTGTTCATATAATGGACCAAATGCTGTAGCAGTTTTTCTTACTGCACGATTTATGGTAGATTCATTCATGTGTATGTTATATACCATTTCTAATAGTTTGGATATTTTTTTATATGATAATCCAGATGTTTTGAGTGTAGCTAGAAATACGGCTAGTTGGATTCCAAATCTTTCATTTGGTAATGCAGTATTGATTTTTGGCGTGATTGTTTTTTTGCAATATTTACAATATCTTCTAGATATAGTATATTCAGTATTGTATGCTCGTGCTGGAATAATATCTTCTACTATGCGTGTGTATTTGTGCACAATTTTGGATAGTTTGTTTCCGCAGATATGACATGATTTTTGATCCACCTTGGTTTTGTTATCTATTTGAACTGGTCTTTTTCTGCTGGTTCTTGCATGTTTGGAGCGTTTTCTTTTTATGTCTGAATCTGGTTTGTCGGGTTTTGCACGAATATTCTTTGCTACAAGAGCATTTGTCTTGATTTTTAATTCTTCAATATCTCGTATCATTTCTCCTTGTTTGTTTTCCTTGCGTAATAATGCATTTTCTTTCTCTAGATTCTTAGACCTAGGATAATTGTGTTTTATCTTTTCATTATTCATGAACGATTTTTTGTATTATACACCTGATCCAAAAATGTGATGATGAAAAATATTAGATCAGATGGTCAGACTTTTAAAACTCTAGTTACAAAAATTGTTAAAATGGCGCCGGGAGGGAGATTTGAACTCCCGTTCCCTTGCGAGAACGCGCTATATGGCGATGTTTCCAGGCGCGCGCCCTACCAGGCTAGGCGATCCCGGCACGGTCATAAAGACCGTATGGAGTGACTGTTGGTCATTAAATAAAGATTAGTCAAGGTATGGTAAACGTAATTCTATCAGTCAATGTACACTCTTCAAATGTGGATCATTTCTTCTGCATGGTAATCATCATATGATCTCTATCATAATAGATGCACTGATTATAGATACATGCGACCAGATCGTATACGTTCCAGTAGCAAAATTTGTAGTATCCCACGATATAGTCTGCACCTGGTTGGGTTCAATGGTCTCATACTTTTCCCCATGAGATGGGCGCCACACTATTAGACCTTTAGAGTCGGTCACGCTAACTCCAAAAGCATCGTTTGGAAAAGAGAGTGGGTACAAGCCTTTATTTTTGATCGCAATTATTACAGATTCGCCTGCTGTGTATTCTGTTTTTGGTATAGTTAACAAGAGAGGTAAATGTTTGTTGTCAGTTTGATCTGCAAATAAAATTCCCAATATAACAGCAGAGATCATCCCTACACAAACAGCCATGAGAAGATTTTTGTTTATCATTATTGTCTCAGCGTCTATTTTTTGCAGATTTTGGATCTACTGCTCTTGTACGCCAGCTTTTTTTGTACGTGCCAGGCTCCATTATTATACGCCTTGTCTCAAAAGCATGTCCTTTTGCCCCTTCCGATATTGTATCTTTGTCCATTATGGCATTTGCAAGTGCGACTGCTTCTCCTTTTTGTGTATAAATTGCTACAAAATCTCCCTTTTCAAGATCACGAGGTATCTGTAGTACACCAGGTATTGCAAGTTGTGCTCCATGACATAATGCATCAACTGCAGAATCACGTATGATGACTGATTTTATCTCGCCGAGTGCATCTTCCACTGGATGTATCATGCTCCGAAGTTTTGAATCATCATCATTCTCTTTCCACACAGCGTATGCGTTAGATAGTGCATGCATTGTAACAAGACCCATCTCTTCGCCAAACTGTGCCACTCGAGTTCGTCTTAATTCGATCATCGATGCACCTGATCCCATAACTTCACCCATATCGTAGATAAGTTTGCGTATGTATGTTCCAGATTCACATACAGTACGCATCAAAACAAGTGAGTCTTTTTGTTCCATTATCTCGATCTCATATATCGTCCGTATTCTAGTACGACGTAGAACAGAGGAGCGTTGTGGAGGTTTTTGGTAGATTTCTCCAGTAAACGTATTTTTTAGTGACTCTAGTACCTGATGCGATGGCATAGAGTGAAACCGCCCAATGCCCACATACTCTTTTGTGCCAAAGAGTAAAACACCCAATGCTTTTGTAGCATTTCCAAGTCCCAACGGTAAAACACCTGAGACTTGTGGATCGAGAGTACCGCTATGACCTATCTTTGGTAGATCTAGC
Coding sequences within:
- a CDS encoding methyltransferase — protein: MDFLPRCKGFEIMDSISATSALVLLMGRDYYTSASAKKFLNSINLDSGLAMKKLTDKIWLNYGEIVKNRKDSVYRTISNSSNEVSQVVILAAGYDAQALNIVENIERFSVFEVDMYNMDDKAIKYDQILDQRIRKRISTITCDVTSKNLISKLENAGLDIQKSTIIVAEGISYYLQYDQFWDIVSSFSLKNDRNRIVLDYMVPLHMMDFENSVRMSGVFNIICDNVGINYLTMYEYEKIRKHVLYLKGKLVSHETLHKMELARTGKSTYFRADSRGGIETCSFDI
- a CDS encoding Gamma-glutamyl ligase yields the protein MLTVTPIKASKQCNMFNLFDAITLALKESEKTLQNGDILVVSTKYVSYSQGRRILLEDIQCSQDGRILGKKYGLDENMAEVILRESDIVFGGVRGFVMAVCGKILAPNAGIDMSNSEGNVAILYPTDPHTVAEQLRRKIFLKWHVHVGIILSDSRLAPARSGTTGVAISCSGISPTDDKRGTVDLDGRPLLVTVQATADNIATIANHTMGEGAESMPLTIVRDSKIAMTGKRSSIDDGTVPYEKCLYIRSIGSIQSTI
- a CDS encoding pyruvate ferredoxin oxidoreductase alpha subunit, which translates into the protein MTQELSWMIGGPQGSGVETASNIFSSVCAANGCHIFGKREYHSNIKGEHSYFVIRASEELIRSNVSGVDFLTSYDAETIFRHASSVNKGGIIMYDLKLENVSVSDVPTLDRPSLDMLKERYGRDDIRVRDILESADTAGVNLHPISFHGILDNLAKDLDKPELARMIRLFNVIGVSASFGMLGASSDMVASTTESIFATKPVLAKINASASRHAHAIGESLGNTRIKIPISKHKKSTILVQGYHGTAIGKLVCGCRMQPYYPITPATDESYFLESHQKLGGSKPGSVIVVQTEDEICAAGMTIGSVLTGCRTATCTSGPGFSLMAETLGWAGINEVPMVITLYQRSGPSTGLPTRHGQDDLLCAVHAGHGEFPRLVYASGDVEESFYDTAKCFNYAEHYQLPVIHMMDKYIASSVCTCPRFEPERINIDRGKMLDHVKGDYQRFKLTPDGISPRSSLGMKGGIFWNTGDERDESGHITEDPTMRKKMMEKRMSKYEKLLNELPFKEQAVLHGDKQPVMITSWGSCKGPILDAMHMLKEKGVCVGFVQVKLLWPFPAKIVYSLLEGAKTIINIESNQTSQFGMLLRQQTGIKPNVNIVKYTGRAMTCTELYNTIESIVSGSGKKREVLTYGV
- a CDS encoding MPN family protein; amino-acid sequence: MDECVNYSRIKLIKRILLRELHTQKMIDYAKSCLPNESCAMLLGSIHGECVTVKEVILAENTDASTVKFSINPDQVFNTYAKAKKYDLDVVGIFHSHPTSEAKPSETDKKFMLINPSVWLIYSEINKELAAYGLDINKNVYSVEIFKS
- a CDS encoding pyruvate ferredoxin oxidoreductase beta subunit, which produces MSKLSDFKTDTHNDWCPGCGDFGIVNSIQMALAEMDIPRHKTALFTGIGCSGKTSHFVNVYGVHTLHGRVLTFAQGAKLANPKLTVLAAGGDGDGLGIGAGHFVAAGRRNVDITYIIFNNGVYGLTKGQASPTLKLGDQTKSLAVPNPNYAVNPIGLAVASGFTFVARGYSYDVRHLKDLIIEAIQHRGTSFLDVLQPCPTYNDINTRDWYAGEDLVSKATERHSRIYRLDDTGYDGTVNNVNETDEKMGTAIVKSLEWGTRIPVGVFYKNNTARPFVSRMGDNIPGYEENPPAVQQIASDGKPIETVQNILDSLEV
- a CDS encoding blue (type1) copper domain-containing protein; protein product: MSNWDLMMPGMGLTSIGLAGVVISYSGIAHTFIDGMHALTGLTMFIGLIFLAAGILDGGVSTSNRAKATVLVILSISLAFGTAALIFNTVSSVPLFAGIMMVIAIPSIIIAYMSTKTPAYARPMAIIFVLSAITGIGSFTAFGLIGPSPYLVEEPIKVETIPAIPQGPIFAISILADSAEQGNPDYEPDAAIVPFGDIIKWTNDDTVAHTVTSTKDVGELFDSGLLLENEEFLLDSTTLESGIYDYLCIVHPWMSASITVE